From the Patescibacteria group bacterium genome, the window TGGTCGACTAACTGATTGGCAAGGGAAAACAATTAATTTTACTAATTTAATGATTATTGGAACCTCAAATGCCGGCACTGAATTTATTCAGGAAGCACTTCTGGCTGGTAAAACAATCGAAGAGATTAAAGAAATCTTACTTAAAGAAAAACTTTCACCTTATTTTCGGCCAGAATTTCTAAACCGTTTTGATGCTGTTGTCATTTTTAAGCCATTAGGGAAAAAAGAACTTTTCGCTATTACTCAACTGATTCTTAAAAAGCTTAGCTCTCAGATTGAAAAAAAAGGTATTACTTTCCAAGCGACAGAAGAAGCAATCAACGAATTAGTGGAGAAAGGCTTTGACCCAATTTTCGGTGCCCGTGCTCTAAAACGAACCATTCAAGAAGAAGTTAACAATGCTTTGGCTAATTTTCTTTTGACCGGCAAAATCTCCCGTGGCGATCTGGTAATTTTAGAAAAAGGTGGTAAAATAAAAATAGAGAGAAAGTAAAAATTTATGAAAACAGTCAAAAAAGTAGTTATTTTAGCCGCTGGCCTCGGCACAAGATTTTTGCCTATTACTAAATCTTATCCCAAAGAAATGTTACCCTTGATTGATAAGCCGATACTTCAATATTTGGTTGAAGAGGTTGTTGATTCTTGTCTTAAAGATATTGTTTTGGTTCTTTCCCCAGAGAAAAGAAATATTAGAAACTATTTTCAAAAAAATAGAAAGCTAGAATACTTTTTAAAAAAAAGAAGACAAAAAAATTTTTTATTAAAGGAGGTGGAAAAAACCAATCGTTTGGTCAATTTGCGTTATTGCTATCAGAAAAAGCCTTTAGGTATTGGTCAGGCACTTCTTTGTGCCGAAAAAGAGATTAAAAATGAACCGTTTGCCTTATTCTTTGCTGACGATGTTATTGCCAGCAAAACACCTTGTTTAAAACAAATGTTGAAAATTTATCAAAAATACCAAGCCACCATTCTCGCTGTTGCACAGGTTCCTTGGAAAGAAGTTTGTCATTACGGCATTGTGAAAATAAAGAAATTTCAGAAAAGAGTTTCTCAGGTTTTAGATTTGGTTGAAAAGCCAACGTTAAAAGAAGCTCCTTCCAACCTTGCCATTGTTGGCCGTTATATTTTAGAACCAGAAATTTTAAAAATTTTAAAAGATATGAAACAACCAAAAGAAGACGAAGAGCTTTATTTAACTGATGCTCTCAAAATTTTATTAAAGAAAAAACCAGTTTATGCTTATAAATATGAAGGTCAATGGCTTTCTTGTGGCCATAAATTCGATTGGTTAAAAGCTAACATTGAGTTAGGTTTAAAACATCCAGAAACAAAAGTTGACTTAAGGAAATACCTTCGAAGTCAAAATAATTAACTTGGTTTTAAATTTTATGAAAATAGTTCGTATTCTAATTCTTGTTTTCATTATTTTCTCTTTTCTTTTTGGTTGGGAATTAGGAGCTCAAATACCCGGTCAACCTCAACCTAGAAAGCCAATCTTGCCACCCGTTAATCTTTCTTGGTGGGTGGTCTGGGAACAACCGAGTGATTTTACTGACTTAATTAATACTTTCCGCACTCTCTATCCCTATGTTAATATTGAAGTCAAAAAATTTCGTTACGAAGAATATCGTGAGGCTTTAATTGAGGCTTGGGCCCGGGACGTCGGACCAGATATTTTTTCTCTCCCCAATACCTGGCTTAGAGAATATCAGGAGTGGATTGTTCCGATGCCAGCCAAAGTTGCTTTAAAAAAAGAAATTCAAAGTGGTCCTTCTTGTGCTCGAAAAACAAAAATCATTACCGAAGAAAAACCCTTACTTACTCTTAAAGATTTAAAAGAAAAATTTGTGGGTCAGGTAGAAAAAGATGTTTTAATTCAGGGTCGAATTGCTGGTCTACCTCTTTCTTTTGATACCCTAGTTCTTTATTACAATCGTGATCTTTTAGATGCAGCTGGTATTCCTGAACCCCCAAAAACCTGGGAAGAGTTTATGGAGGCAGTGATTAAGACAACGTTGATAGATAAACAAAAAAATATTTTTCAAGC encodes:
- a CDS encoding UTP--glucose-1-phosphate uridylyltransferase, yielding MKTVKKVVILAAGLGTRFLPITKSYPKEMLPLIDKPILQYLVEEVVDSCLKDIVLVLSPEKRNIRNYFQKNRKLEYFLKKRRQKNFLLKEVEKTNRLVNLRYCYQKKPLGIGQALLCAEKEIKNEPFALFFADDVIASKTPCLKQMLKIYQKYQATILAVAQVPWKEVCHYGIVKIKKFQKRVSQVLDLVEKPTLKEAPSNLAIVGRYILEPEILKILKDMKQPKEDEELYLTDALKILLKKKPVYAYKYEGQWLSCGHKFDWLKANIELGLKHPETKVDLRKYLRSQNN